The Salvia miltiorrhiza cultivar Shanhuang (shh) chromosome 2, IMPLAD_Smil_shh, whole genome shotgun sequence DNA window GATGAGGTGAGTGAAATGTTGGTAAATATGAAAAGCACAAGAGCAAAAGTGCCTCCattaatatgatatttttttggtGTATGTTTAGTGTATAGCAGGGTTTATATGTGAATAATGAATATAAACATATACATGTCGACAAAAACTTCTTGGTGACAACCCTCAAGGGTTCAATGGCGAGGGCGACAATTccacacaaataaaaaaaatgcatggcCGAGTTGGAGTTGAATGAAAAGAATAAAATGTGGCGTTCAGACTTCGAATGGAAAACGAAGAAATAAGAGATTAAGTACATTTTACAAGGACAGATGAAAATGATAAAAtggatatattttatgaggaGCGTCaagtatattttatgtaaatattttatttaaaatataaaaattatatttatttaaatatttgtttttaattctctctcctctatcatctttttttgaataaaactatttttcaattctttttttatatttatatttatttttaacttctttttttgccttttcataatatcgatttttattattgtgaattcttctttattttttcaatattcaacttaaatattttcagttaaaattaattttttattatatttataaatatgaaaattgagttagtatcaattttatataaatatagaaatataaaaacatttCTCGTGCATTGCACATAGTGCAAATGTTAgtattatgaattatttttagttttaaattatGAACATCTATGATGAATTCATTACTctgttgaatgaattcatggtcttaaattcaaattttatactGAGTGATATTCATTTTTAAGATTCATCACTTTTCACAATGAATTCATTATATTATTAGTATAATTTGTCATAATTAAGTTTGTAATTCTTATTCTAAAATGAGTTTGTAGTCTAATCACTCCCTAATAAAGAAACTAattagagcatcaacaacggCGGGTGCAATGgcgggatcgaacccggcctatcgcacccgccagcgttgctgcacccgggtgcaatggAGGTGGAGCATTTGAACGCTCCTGCTGCGAGGGTGGAGCGAGGAGGATGGGTGTGCTACACGCGCCCCATTTccgtaataaaaaaaaaatttaaacggTCAAATGACCGTTGCCTTCTCAACGGTCGAATTCGCGATTATTTTTCTGTCGATCCTGTTTATGGGCCACAATTCTTTCGCCGTCGATTTAGCATGAGCCGGGAGTTGTTTCTACGCATTGTCAATGCGCTAGAAGTCGATCCTTACTTCCAACAACGTCCGGATGCTATTGGCCGCTTAAGCTTCTCCCCGATCCAGAAGTGCACTGCCGCTGTTCGACAATTGGCATACGGAACTGCTGCTGATTGTTGTGACGAATATCTCCGTATAGGAGAGACGACGACGTTGGAATGCTTGAAGAAATTCTGCAAGGCCGTCGTTTGTATCTTTAGCAGCACGTATTTGAGGCGGCCAACAGCCGTCGATGTGCAACGCATCACTGCACAACACGAAGCCCGCCATGGGTTCCCGGGAATGTTGGGGAGcctagactgcatgcattggggaTGGAAGAATTGCCCCGTGGCTTGGCACGGCGCCTACACTCGAGGGGATCAAGGCGAGCCAACAATTATATTAGAGGCCGTTGCTTCACAAGATTTGTGGATCTGGCATGCATTCTTTGGAGTCGCTGGGtccaacaacgacatcaacgtgctcCACCAGTCCACGCTATTCAACGATGTTTTAGCGGGGCATGAAATGGCTGTGCACTTCCTCGCCAACAATTCTCACCACACTCGAGGATACTACTTAACAGACGGCATCTATCCGGACTGGCCGGTGTTCGTGAAGAGCTTCCAGTTTTCGAACGATGAGAAGAAGCGGAGGTTCAAGGTGATGCAAGAAGCTGCAAGGAAGGATGTGGAACGAGCTTTCGGTGTTCTTCAGGCTCGGTGGGGTATAATCAGAGGACCGTCGCGTTTGTGGAAGGCGGAACAAATGAGTAAGGTGGAAATGCAAGTAATTTTGACGATGACGACGGCGAGGGACCAAGTTCTACTCCTCAAACACAATTCAATTCTGGAGCACCACCGGAGTTCGCCGCCTATTTGGCACGGAATGCAAGCTTGAAGGATGCACGATTGCATGCTCGCCTCCGCGATGATTTGGTTGAGCATATATGGGCACGCTTTGGTCCGGTTGACCCGTAGCTCGACGGCTTtaaatttttcgaaaattggatgttttaaatatttgttgtttttttttatttgtaatgtttggattttttaattgaatgaattttatgttgttaaaattgaagttgtttaatttaaattgaaaaaagaataaaagtaaagagaaaatgaaattaaaatctattgagTCCGGGCGGGTGCAATATCATTGTTGGACTgagtgcaatagaagtgggaccacttctattgcacccactatgggtgcacggttgttgatgctctaaaGAAACGATGCATATTTCTAGCATGTGAAACCTTAAATTGCGATTTCAATTCTTTGTATTAGATTTCTTTGTGGGGTACACTTTACTTGGGTAAAAATTTGTTTAGTTAAAGAAATGATAGTCTTGACTATAAAATCGAATGATAATGCCCCTTTGAAAAATTGGGATTCAAATTATTCATTATAACTGATTTGGTGTAATTCCGCTGATTAAATTTGAC harbors:
- the LOC131009711 gene encoding uncharacterized protein LOC131009711 codes for the protein MEVEHLNAPAARVERGGWVCYTRPISVIKKKFKRSNDRCLLNGRIRDYFSVDPVYGPQFFRRRFSMSRELFLRIVNALEVDPYFQQRPDAIGRLSFSPIQKCTAAVRQLAYGTAADCCDEYLRIGETTTLECLKKFCKAVVCIFSSTYLRRPTAVDVQRITAQHEARHGFPGMLGSLDCMHWGWKNCPVAWHGAYTRGDQGEPTIILEAVASQDLWIWHAFFGVAGSNNDINVLHQSTLFNDVLAGHEMAVHFLANNSHHTRGYYLTDGIYPDWPVFVKSFQFSNDEKKRRFKVMQEAARKDVERAFGVLQARWGIIRGPSRLWKAEQMSKVEMQVILTMTTARDQVLLLKHNSILEHHRSSPPIWHGMQA